In Zonotrichia albicollis isolate bZonAlb1 chromosome 3, bZonAlb1.hap1, whole genome shotgun sequence, a single window of DNA contains:
- the LOC141728608 gene encoding glutathione S-transferase-like, whose protein sequence is MSGKPKLHYFNGRGRMEPIRWLLAAAGVEFEESYLEKKEDLTKIQKDGSLLFQQVPMVEIDGMKLVQTRAIANYISTKYNLYGKDVKERALIDMYVEGMFDLNELLIMYVIQPADKKQEHFANMMDKAENRYFPVFEKVLKDHGKDFLVGNQLSRADVQLLEVILMAEEYKPDILAKFPLLQSFKARISNIPTIKKFLQPGSQRKPRTTEEDVARAMKIFRS, encoded by the exons ATGTCTGGAAAACCCAAGCTGCACTACTTCAATGGACGTGGTCGCATGGAACCAATTCGGtggctcctggcagcagctggggttGAG TTTGAAGAATCTTAcctggaaaaaaaggaggatcTGACAAAGATACAGAAAG ATGGATCCCTGCTCTTTCAGCAAGTGCCAATGGTAGAGATCGATGGGATGAAGCTGGTGCAGACCAGAGCCATTGCCAACTACATATCAACCAAGTACAACCTCTACGGGAAGGACGTGAAGGAGAGAGCCCT AATCGATATGTACGTGGAAGGAATGTTCGATCTAAATGAGTTACTCATCATGTATGTTATCCAACCAGCAGACAAAAAGCAGGAACATTTTGCAAATATGATGGACAAGGCTGAAAACAGATACTTCCCAGTCTTTGAGAAG GTTTTGAAAGACCATGGAAAAGACTTTCTGGTTGGCAaccagctgagcagggcagatgTTCAATTGCTTGAAGTCATTTTGATGGCAGAGGAGTACAAACCTGATATACTTGCCAAATTTCCTCTCTTGCAG agtttcaaagcaagaataagcaataTCCCCACAATAAAGAAattcctgcagcctggcagccaGAGGAAACCACGAACAACAGAGGAAGATGTCGCTAGAGCAATGAAAATATTCCGCTCTTGA